One Myxococcales bacterium genomic region harbors:
- the gstA gene encoding glutathione transferase GstA, giving the protein MKLYYSPGACSLSPHIALREANLPFELVKVDRAKKLPDGSSFLDKNSKGYVPCLELDGGELLTEGPAIVQFVADKVPEAKLAPANGTLERVRLQEWLNYIGTEVHKSFTPLFAPNTPDDYKPIARENVLKRLGFADAALAKGPYLLGESFSVADIYLFVVAGWAKFVEVDISGLTNLGAFLGRVAQRPAVVEALKAEGLLKA; this is encoded by the coding sequence ATGAAGCTTTACTACTCCCCTGGCGCTTGCTCGCTCTCCCCGCACATCGCGCTCCGCGAGGCGAACCTCCCGTTCGAGCTCGTCAAGGTCGACAGGGCCAAGAAGCTCCCGGACGGCAGCTCGTTCCTCGACAAGAACTCGAAGGGGTACGTCCCCTGCCTCGAGCTCGACGGCGGGGAGCTGCTCACCGAGGGCCCGGCGATCGTGCAGTTCGTCGCCGACAAGGTGCCCGAAGCGAAGCTCGCCCCGGCCAACGGTACGCTCGAGCGTGTGCGTCTCCAGGAGTGGCTCAACTACATCGGCACCGAAGTGCACAAATCGTTCACGCCGCTCTTCGCGCCGAACACACCGGACGACTACAAGCCCATCGCGCGCGAGAACGTGCTGAAGCGCCTCGGGTTCGCCGACGCCGCGCTCGCCAAGGGGCCCTACCTGCTCGGCGAGTCGTTCAGCGTGGCCGACATCTACCTCTTCGTCGTCGCCGGATGGGCCAAGTTCGTCGAGGTCGACATCTCGGGCCTCACGAACCTCGGTGCCTTCTTGGGCCGCGTCGCCCAGCGCCCGGCGGTCGTCGAGGCGCTCAAGGCCGAAGGTCTCCTCAAAGCCTGA
- a CDS encoding efflux RND transporter permease subunit, with the protein MIRALVARCLRLRVLVIALSVVLLVLGARTASNARIDVFPEFAPPKVEIQTEAPGLSALEVEKLVTMPLERGLAGVPFVTAMRSKSVLGLSSVTLLFESDVDPFRARQLVQERVAAQASSLPALAKPPVMLSPLSSTSRVMKIGIGSKTASILELSDLVRFTVRPRLMAVPGVANVAVWGERPRELEVRVDPEKLETFGVRLDDVVTAAREATTPASLGYVDTKNQRLAVTEAPFGTTREGLAAALVASRPGGATVRLGDVAQVSDGAPPPIGAGAVTGGDGLLLIVEKQPWGNTVEVTRGVESALEALRPAMPGVEIDSKIFRPATFVERAFASLGSAVTIGCVLVVVVLFAFLYDVRTAFISVTAIPLSLVAAAAVLALRGQALDTMSLTGLVVALGEVVDDAIVDVENIERRLARNASSAAPRPRFDVVVDASVEVRGAVVYATAIVVLVFVPVYFLDGLAGAFFRPLAVSYVLAVAASLLVALVLTPTLSYVLLRHDATAVGHRGPLARVVARAYAPVVERIVSRWRAAIAVMAVAFVAAAAVVPALGEGFLPRFQETDVLMHWVGRPGTSVEEMQRLTESVRKELLAVPGVRHFGAHIGRAEVADEVVGPNFAELWVSLDPSVDRTATLAAIDAIVHGYPGLYRDVQTYLEERMKEVLTGGSGALTIRVFGPDLAVLRSKAEEVRAAVGAVPGASSVKVEPQVLLPEVVLTLDPERLERAGLTAGEVRRTFSTYMQGARVGEVVRDDRTVAVVVRGEPALRADVTTLRELRVPLARVSGAPGPTVRLADLGTVEVRPSPNVVLRDGGSRRIDVTCDASGRDLGGVARDVREVVAKIAFPEGHHAEVLGQHEAREKARRGMVALSVLSLVGIALVLYADFRSTRLVLFVMGTLPFALVGGIAGVLATGGVVSLGSLVGLVTVLGIAARNGILLVGHFRHLEREEGVAFGRELVVRGARERVVPVVMTALTTALALVPLVVVGEKPGNEIERPMAVVILGGLVSSTLLCLTLVPALYLRFGASPTRERD; encoded by the coding sequence ATGATCCGCGCGCTCGTCGCGCGGTGCCTGCGCCTCCGGGTGCTCGTGATCGCTCTCTCGGTCGTCCTCCTCGTCCTGGGAGCGAGGACCGCGTCGAACGCGCGCATCGACGTCTTCCCCGAGTTCGCGCCGCCCAAGGTCGAGATCCAGACGGAGGCACCGGGCCTATCGGCGCTCGAGGTCGAGAAGCTCGTGACGATGCCGCTCGAGCGTGGCCTCGCGGGGGTGCCCTTCGTGACGGCGATGCGATCGAAGTCGGTGCTCGGCCTCTCGTCGGTCACGCTCCTCTTCGAGAGCGACGTCGATCCGTTTCGTGCGCGTCAGCTCGTGCAGGAGCGCGTCGCCGCGCAAGCGAGCTCGCTCCCGGCCCTCGCGAAGCCGCCGGTGATGCTCTCTCCGCTCTCGTCGACGAGCCGCGTCATGAAGATCGGTATCGGCTCGAAGACCGCATCCATCCTCGAGCTCTCGGACCTCGTGAGGTTCACCGTGCGCCCGCGCCTCATGGCCGTGCCGGGCGTCGCGAACGTCGCCGTGTGGGGCGAGCGCCCCCGCGAGCTCGAGGTGCGCGTCGACCCCGAGAAGCTCGAAACCTTCGGCGTGCGGCTCGACGACGTCGTCACCGCCGCGCGTGAGGCGACGACCCCCGCGTCGCTCGGGTACGTCGACACCAAAAACCAACGCCTCGCCGTGACCGAGGCGCCGTTCGGCACGACCCGCGAGGGCCTCGCCGCTGCGCTCGTCGCGAGCCGGCCCGGCGGGGCCACGGTGAGGCTCGGGGACGTCGCTCAGGTCTCGGACGGGGCACCCCCTCCGATCGGCGCGGGCGCCGTGACCGGCGGAGATGGGCTCCTCCTCATCGTCGAGAAGCAACCGTGGGGAAACACCGTCGAGGTCACGCGCGGGGTCGAGTCTGCGCTCGAGGCGCTTCGGCCCGCGATGCCCGGCGTCGAGATCGACTCGAAGATCTTCCGCCCCGCGACCTTCGTGGAGCGCGCCTTCGCGAGCCTCGGGAGCGCGGTCACCATCGGCTGCGTGCTCGTCGTCGTGGTGCTCTTCGCTTTCCTCTACGACGTCCGTACCGCGTTCATCTCGGTCACGGCGATCCCGCTCTCGCTCGTCGCTGCGGCCGCCGTGCTCGCTCTGCGCGGCCAGGCGCTCGACACCATGAGCCTCACGGGCCTCGTCGTCGCGCTCGGTGAGGTGGTCGACGACGCCATCGTCGACGTCGAGAACATCGAGCGGCGACTCGCTCGGAACGCCTCGTCTGCCGCGCCGCGCCCACGGTTCGACGTGGTCGTCGACGCGAGCGTCGAGGTGCGTGGCGCCGTCGTGTACGCGACGGCGATCGTGGTCCTCGTGTTCGTGCCCGTGTACTTCCTCGACGGCCTCGCGGGCGCATTTTTCCGCCCTCTGGCCGTCTCCTACGTGCTCGCCGTCGCCGCGTCGCTGCTCGTCGCCCTCGTACTCACACCCACTCTCTCGTACGTGCTCCTCCGTCACGACGCGACGGCGGTGGGGCATCGGGGGCCGCTCGCTCGCGTCGTCGCGCGCGCCTACGCGCCCGTGGTCGAGCGTATCGTCTCCAGGTGGCGGGCGGCCATCGCGGTCATGGCCGTGGCGTTCGTCGCCGCCGCCGCCGTGGTCCCCGCTCTGGGCGAAGGGTTCTTGCCCCGCTTCCAAGAGACCGACGTGCTCATGCACTGGGTAGGGAGGCCCGGGACGTCGGTGGAGGAGATGCAACGCCTCACGGAGAGCGTACGCAAGGAGCTGCTCGCCGTCCCCGGGGTCCGCCATTTCGGCGCGCACATCGGGCGCGCCGAGGTCGCCGACGAAGTCGTGGGGCCGAACTTCGCCGAGCTTTGGGTGAGCCTCGACCCGAGCGTCGATCGCACCGCGACGCTCGCCGCGATCGACGCCATCGTGCACGGGTATCCGGGGCTCTACCGGGACGTCCAAACGTACCTCGAAGAGCGCATGAAGGAGGTGCTCACGGGGGGCAGCGGCGCACTCACCATCCGCGTCTTCGGGCCGGATCTCGCCGTGCTCCGCTCGAAGGCCGAGGAGGTCCGCGCCGCCGTCGGCGCGGTGCCTGGCGCGAGCTCCGTGAAGGTCGAGCCGCAGGTGCTCTTGCCCGAGGTGGTGCTCACGCTCGATCCGGAGCGCCTCGAGAGAGCGGGCCTCACCGCGGGTGAGGTGCGGCGCACGTTCTCGACCTATATGCAGGGTGCACGTGTCGGCGAGGTCGTGCGCGACGATCGAACGGTGGCCGTCGTGGTCCGCGGGGAGCCGGCGCTGCGCGCCGATGTGACCACCCTCCGTGAGCTCCGCGTTCCCCTCGCGCGTGTCTCCGGGGCTCCCGGTCCCACGGTGCGCCTCGCGGATCTCGGGACGGTCGAGGTGCGACCCTCGCCCAACGTCGTGCTGCGTGACGGGGGATCGAGGCGTATCGACGTGACGTGCGACGCCTCCGGGCGCGACCTCGGTGGCGTGGCGCGCGACGTACGCGAAGTGGTCGCGAAGATCGCCTTCCCCGAGGGCCACCACGCCGAGGTGCTCGGTCAGCACGAAGCACGCGAGAAGGCTCGCCGAGGAATGGTGGCGCTGTCGGTGCTCTCGCTCGTCGGGATCGCGCTCGTCCTCTATGCCGACTTTCGATCGACCCGCCTCGTCTTGTTCGTGATGGGCACTCTCCCGTTCGCGCTCGTCGGAGGGATCGCGGGCGTGCTCGCGACCGGGGGTGTCGTGTCGTTGGGATCGCTCGTCGGTCTCGTCACGGTCCTCGGCATCGCCGCGCGAAATGGCATCTTGCTGGTTGGCCATTTCCGCCACCTCGAGCGCGAGGAGGGGGTCGCCTTCGGGCGAGAGCTCGTCGTACGCGGCGCGAGGGAACGGGTCGTCCCCGTGGTGATGACCGCGCTCACTACGGCGCTCGCCCTCGTCCCGCTGGTCGTCGTGGGCGAAAAGCCGGGAAACGAGATCGAGCGGCCCATGGCCGTCGTCATCCTCGGCGGGCTCGTGAGCTCGACCTTGCTCTGCCTCACCCTCGTTCCGGCCCTCTATCTCCGCTTCGGCGCGTCGCCGACCCGCGAGAGGGACTGA
- a CDS encoding efflux RND transporter periplasmic adaptor subunit — protein sequence MNGFVRRGLVVGMAVLLGCGAKDAKKGSQAPAEVSCKATDAERARVTLTQEAATRVGLATSEVRPHTAPRLRTLGGEVVPSTGRAIVVAAPLSGRVDAKSLVAGRRVTRGETLAMLVPTAPVDRDVRAAAERTVATAEARLVAMEARLERADKLVREGAAAARTAEEARVDRDTARAEVAAAKARAQILHDSPLDSDVAIPLRAPEDGVIRAVSVPPAGLVPAGATVLELVGTSALWVRVSLFSTDLRRVSETAEARVRPLGAEPSGTDVPASRLYGPLTADAATGSVDLYYALPATASFRPGERVAIALVTGSPVAATAVPISALVTDFGGERWVYAEVGPRAFERRRVEVDRVEGDVAVLARGPAVGTKVATTGSSELFGAETGTGK from the coding sequence ATGAACGGCTTCGTGCGTCGTGGGCTCGTCGTGGGGATGGCGGTGCTGCTCGGTTGCGGCGCCAAGGACGCCAAAAAGGGCTCCCAAGCGCCGGCGGAGGTCTCGTGCAAAGCGACCGACGCCGAGCGCGCGCGCGTCACGCTGACCCAAGAAGCCGCGACGCGTGTCGGGCTCGCGACGAGCGAGGTCCGACCCCATACGGCGCCGCGCCTGCGCACGTTGGGTGGTGAGGTCGTGCCCTCGACAGGGCGGGCGATCGTCGTGGCGGCGCCCCTCTCGGGCCGCGTCGATGCGAAGTCGCTCGTGGCCGGCAGGCGCGTCACGCGGGGAGAGACCCTCGCCATGCTCGTCCCTACGGCGCCCGTCGATCGGGACGTACGCGCCGCGGCCGAGCGCACCGTCGCGACCGCCGAGGCGCGCCTCGTCGCGATGGAGGCGCGGCTCGAGCGCGCCGACAAGCTCGTTCGCGAGGGGGCCGCGGCGGCCCGAACGGCCGAGGAGGCCCGCGTCGACAGGGACACGGCGCGTGCCGAGGTGGCGGCGGCGAAGGCCCGCGCGCAAATCCTCCATGACTCGCCGCTCGACTCGGACGTCGCGATCCCCCTGCGGGCCCCCGAGGACGGCGTGATCCGCGCCGTGAGCGTGCCACCGGCCGGCCTCGTGCCCGCCGGCGCGACGGTCCTCGAGCTCGTCGGCACCTCGGCCCTTTGGGTGCGAGTGAGCCTCTTTTCGACGGATCTTCGCCGCGTCTCGGAGACCGCCGAAGCTCGGGTTCGGCCGCTCGGCGCAGAGCCCTCGGGCACGGACGTACCGGCGTCACGCCTCTACGGACCGCTCACCGCCGACGCCGCGACGGGCTCGGTCGACCTCTACTACGCGCTGCCTGCGACGGCGTCGTTTCGCCCAGGAGAGCGGGTCGCGATCGCGCTCGTCACGGGCAGTCCGGTGGCAGCCACGGCCGTCCCGATCTCGGCGCTCGTGACCGATTTTGGCGGAGAGCGGTGGGTGTACGCGGAAGTGGGCCCTCGGGCCTTCGAGCGCCGCCGCGTCGAGGTCGATCGCGTCGAGGGGGACGTCGCGGTCCTCGCTCGCGGACCCGCGGTCGGCACGAAGGTCGCGACGACGGGGAGCTCCGAGCTCTTCGGGGCCGAGACGGGGACCGGCAAATGA
- a CDS encoding TolC family protein gives MERVAGARPREVSLTNDAKDIAPSLPPGVASLDGLSEGDAVAAALWNNAQLRADLAQLGLARADLADANALPNPNLAFLFPIGPRQLELSLLAPVGTLVQRPWRIASAKLDVERMARALVQSGLDLVRDVRITFAEAEAAARREVLRAEARALAAKSASIAATRHASGDASRLEADLARADALAADDLAARAKVERTIAESRLRLLVGLAESPLGERLRIVPRERVREAAIDAARAERVALASRPDLRAAELLVEASLERSGLEKAKIVQVFGRLDAKPVGARGGDPVLLVPGLAADIPIFSQNPGGRARAQADIERAILAYVAKRHEVVTDVRVAARELEVADGSLRPWRETIVPLQETNVAVAQAAYAAGAEAYIIVLEATRRLVDARLRAVELELDRCRARARLDRAVGWRIRE, from the coding sequence GTGGAGCGGGTTGCGGGCGCGCGCCCGCGCGAGGTCTCGCTGACGAACGACGCGAAGGACATCGCGCCCTCGTTGCCGCCGGGTGTGGCGTCCCTCGACGGGCTGAGCGAGGGGGACGCGGTCGCGGCGGCCCTCTGGAACAACGCGCAGCTCCGCGCCGATCTCGCGCAGCTCGGGCTCGCGCGGGCGGACCTTGCCGACGCGAACGCGCTCCCGAACCCGAACCTCGCGTTTCTCTTCCCCATCGGCCCAAGGCAGCTCGAGCTCTCGTTGCTCGCCCCGGTGGGCACGCTCGTGCAGAGGCCTTGGCGGATCGCCTCGGCGAAGCTCGACGTCGAGCGTATGGCGCGAGCGCTCGTGCAGAGCGGGCTCGACCTGGTGCGAGACGTGCGGATCACGTTCGCCGAGGCGGAGGCCGCGGCTCGCCGAGAGGTGCTCCGCGCCGAAGCTCGCGCGCTCGCCGCCAAGAGCGCCTCCATCGCGGCGACGCGTCACGCGAGCGGTGACGCGAGCCGGCTCGAGGCCGACCTCGCGCGGGCCGATGCCCTCGCTGCCGATGATCTCGCCGCGCGCGCGAAGGTGGAGCGCACCATCGCGGAGAGTCGCCTCCGCCTGCTCGTCGGGCTCGCCGAGAGCCCGCTCGGAGAGCGCCTCCGCATCGTGCCGAGGGAGCGCGTCCGGGAAGCGGCGATCGACGCGGCGAGGGCCGAGCGCGTCGCGCTCGCGTCGCGTCCCGACCTGCGCGCGGCGGAGCTCCTCGTCGAGGCGAGCCTCGAACGCTCGGGGCTCGAGAAAGCCAAAATCGTTCAAGTTTTCGGGAGGTTGGACGCGAAGCCGGTCGGCGCACGCGGCGGGGATCCCGTGCTCCTCGTGCCGGGGCTCGCGGCGGACATTCCGATCTTCTCGCAAAACCCCGGAGGGCGCGCGCGTGCGCAGGCCGACATCGAGCGCGCCATCCTGGCGTATGTCGCGAAGCGCCACGAGGTGGTGACCGACGTGCGTGTCGCCGCCCGAGAGCTCGAGGTCGCCGACGGCTCGCTCCGCCCCTGGAGAGAGACGATCGTGCCGCTGCAGGAGACGAACGTCGCGGTCGCGCAGGCTGCGTACGCCGCCGGCGCCGAGGCGTACATCATCGTCCTCGAGGCGACGCGACGCCTCGTGGACGCCCGGCTTCGCGCCGTGGAGCTCGAGCTCGATCGCTGCCGCGCGCGCGCACGCCTCGACCGCGCGGTCGGCTGGAGGATCCGAGAATGA
- a CDS encoding response regulator transcription factor: protein MRVLVVEDHAEVAELVGRALAKDGHDVVLARSITEAEARLDSEVFACLVVDIGLPDGDGLSFCAALRARGIAVPILVLTAQAQVSMRVRGLDAGADDYLPKPFAVAELRARVRALGRRAPETRASGTRVGDAEVDLVGRRATIADVEVPLTAKEWEILAFLVARRGRLVPRGDLVDGVWNGAEGAEGSLEVLVARIRKKLGGSAVRTVRGEGYVID, encoded by the coding sequence GTGCGGGTGCTCGTCGTCGAGGATCATGCCGAGGTGGCGGAGCTCGTGGGCCGTGCGCTGGCAAAGGACGGGCACGACGTCGTGCTCGCGCGGTCGATCACCGAGGCGGAGGCGCGGCTCGATTCGGAGGTCTTCGCCTGCCTGGTCGTCGACATCGGCCTGCCCGACGGCGACGGGCTCTCCTTCTGCGCAGCGTTGCGCGCGCGAGGCATTGCCGTGCCCATCCTCGTGCTCACCGCGCAGGCGCAGGTCTCCATGCGCGTTCGGGGCCTCGACGCCGGCGCCGACGACTATCTCCCGAAGCCGTTCGCGGTGGCCGAGCTCCGCGCTCGCGTGAGGGCCCTCGGGCGGCGCGCGCCCGAGACACGCGCCTCGGGAACGCGAGTCGGTGACGCCGAAGTCGATCTCGTGGGGAGACGCGCGACGATCGCGGACGTCGAGGTGCCACTCACGGCGAAGGAGTGGGAGATCCTGGCCTTCCTCGTCGCCCGACGTGGCCGCCTCGTGCCACGCGGAGATCTCGTGGACGGCGTCTGGAACGGAGCAGAGGGCGCCGAAGGGAGCCTCGAGGTGCTCGTCGCCCGTATCCGGAAGAAGCTCGGTGGGAGCGCGGTGCGCACGGTGCGAGGCGAGGGGTATGTCATCGACTGA
- a CDS encoding HAMP domain-containing histidine kinase yields the protein MSSTERGSLVDRVAWVTALVAGVVALVSASSALVVADGLVTRAEEARLRDAARGSLHEIETATRNDRAPDALDDEVREEVEELGAGQIALLVTARGVTVAGDPQLAFVAPGACASDTRAGTTLHACRVDEAGLSVTVGSRRRETPLSGTVLGLVTATLLAALVGRLVARRAALWALAPLTSLRTSLETIRAREPRDAKLGGDDRIAEVRELRVALGGLLSRLGEALDAARGFSAEAAHELRTPLTTLSAELDLLAEEELPQEAREAVERLQRRTHDMTRLVERLLFLAEIEPLSEQGEPKGDLDLRDLAFRVVDSLPHGAKERVVVRGEGDVRVHGDDVLLGALVENLVDNALKFSEHEVRLTVRPDGDVVVLEVADEGPGLATELDDQLFRPFVRGSDARARGTPGHGLGLGIVSRIAKAHGGEVSRVPEQSGATFRVRLPASRA from the coding sequence ATGTCATCGACTGAGCGAGGCTCGCTCGTCGATCGCGTGGCGTGGGTCACCGCACTCGTGGCCGGCGTCGTCGCGCTCGTCTCGGCGTCGTCCGCGCTCGTCGTGGCCGACGGGCTCGTCACGCGGGCCGAAGAGGCGCGGCTCCGCGACGCCGCGCGCGGATCGCTCCACGAGATCGAGACCGCGACACGAAACGACCGAGCCCCCGATGCCCTCGACGACGAGGTGCGCGAGGAGGTCGAGGAGCTCGGCGCAGGACAGATCGCGCTCCTCGTCACGGCCCGCGGGGTCACGGTGGCGGGCGATCCGCAGCTCGCGTTCGTCGCGCCTGGAGCATGCGCGTCGGACACGCGCGCAGGCACGACGCTCCACGCGTGCCGGGTCGACGAGGCGGGGCTCTCGGTGACGGTCGGGTCGCGACGCCGGGAGACGCCCCTCTCGGGGACGGTGCTCGGCCTCGTCACCGCGACTCTGCTCGCCGCGCTCGTAGGGAGGCTCGTCGCACGTCGCGCGGCGCTCTGGGCCTTGGCGCCGCTGACCTCGCTCCGGACCTCGCTCGAGACTATCCGCGCCCGAGAGCCGCGCGACGCGAAGCTCGGAGGCGACGATCGCATCGCCGAGGTGCGCGAGCTGCGGGTCGCCTTGGGGGGGCTGCTCTCGAGGCTCGGCGAGGCGCTCGACGCCGCTCGGGGCTTCTCGGCCGAGGCCGCTCACGAGCTTCGCACGCCGCTCACGACGCTCTCGGCCGAGCTCGATCTCCTAGCCGAGGAGGAGCTCCCGCAAGAGGCGCGTGAGGCCGTAGAGCGGCTCCAGCGCCGCACCCATGACATGACGAGGCTCGTCGAGCGCCTGCTTTTTTTGGCCGAGATCGAGCCCCTCTCGGAGCAGGGTGAGCCGAAGGGCGACCTCGACCTACGCGACCTCGCCTTCCGGGTCGTCGACTCGCTCCCGCACGGGGCGAAGGAGCGAGTCGTCGTTCGAGGCGAGGGAGACGTCCGCGTCCACGGGGATGACGTGCTCCTCGGCGCGCTCGTCGAGAACCTCGTCGACAATGCGCTGAAATTCTCGGAGCACGAGGTGAGGCTCACGGTCCGACCCGACGGCGACGTCGTGGTGCTCGAGGTCGCCGACGAGGGCCCGGGGCTCGCGACGGAGCTCGACGATCAGCTCTTCCGCCCCTTCGTGCGCGGGAGCGACGCACGCGCCCGCGGCACCCCCGGGCACGGCCTGGGCCTCGGCATCGTGTCGCGCATCGCGAAGGCCCATGGGGGAGAGGTCTCGAGGGTCCCGGAGCAGAGCGGCGCGACCTTTCGGGTGCGCCTCCCCGCGTCGC